One stretch of Streptomyces hygroscopicus DNA includes these proteins:
- a CDS encoding DNA-binding protein: MPQWSDFSTGERIKILRGAEITQGDLAEMSDLSIATVQAAEQDKRMTLPTLLQIAAALGVDTSVILGQQEPRRALRQEDRTMMRELSHAVHDIAAGIAPTVEAPTLEELTKITRQGWELYWKGHYAEAGSLAAPLLRSAAARLHEQPAGDQCEAWGVVADAYRICAYVANLMGVRDLAYASIGHAQRAAENAGDELRQALVTSGRSWVYLRDARLPEALELAEKAAVDIEPRFSKATPEQLTVYGSHVNFAAVVASRMGNKDRAADFLSQSHAAGARMGQEVRAHGTLFGPVSATTQAVGINVSLGQTGKALALIDGITNGDTVQLSEAAQHRYALDKAMAQADAKMWDASLDTLEGALRSAPHWARHQALPQVIVSKVGRASTTRLRRVSKLIGAGPALSGFPTATAKNAL; this comes from the coding sequence ATGCCGCAGTGGTCCGACTTCAGTACCGGCGAACGAATCAAGATCCTCCGTGGGGCAGAGATCACACAGGGTGATCTCGCCGAGATGAGCGATCTCTCGATCGCCACGGTTCAGGCAGCCGAACAAGACAAGCGGATGACACTCCCAACGCTCCTCCAGATCGCCGCCGCGCTCGGCGTCGACACATCCGTGATCCTGGGTCAACAGGAACCCCGCCGCGCTCTGCGGCAGGAAGACCGCACCATGATGCGCGAGCTGTCGCACGCCGTGCATGACATCGCGGCCGGGATCGCCCCGACCGTCGAGGCCCCGACCCTTGAAGAGCTCACCAAGATCACCCGGCAGGGTTGGGAGCTGTACTGGAAAGGGCACTATGCCGAGGCAGGCTCGCTCGCCGCGCCGCTCCTGCGCTCGGCCGCCGCACGGCTGCACGAGCAGCCCGCCGGCGACCAGTGCGAAGCGTGGGGTGTCGTGGCCGACGCGTACCGCATCTGCGCATACGTCGCTAACTTGATGGGTGTCCGCGACCTCGCGTACGCCTCGATTGGACACGCGCAGCGCGCCGCCGAGAACGCAGGCGACGAGCTGCGGCAGGCGCTCGTCACCTCGGGCCGATCCTGGGTCTACCTGCGGGACGCGCGGCTACCCGAGGCGCTCGAACTCGCCGAGAAGGCCGCCGTCGACATCGAGCCGCGGTTCTCGAAGGCGACTCCCGAGCAGCTCACGGTCTACGGCTCACACGTGAATTTCGCCGCGGTCGTTGCCTCGCGTATGGGCAATAAGGACCGGGCGGCCGACTTCCTGTCGCAGTCGCACGCGGCAGGCGCTCGCATGGGGCAGGAGGTGCGGGCGCACGGAACCCTGTTCGGGCCGGTTTCGGCGACGACGCAGGCCGTCGGCATTAACGTCTCGCTGGGCCAGACTGGCAAGGCACTCGCCCTGATCGACGGGATTACCAACGGCGACACAGTGCAGCTCAGTGAGGCAGCACAGCACCGGTACGCGCTCGATAAAGCCATGGCGCAGGCCGACGCGAAGATGTGGGATGCCAGCCTCGACACGCTCGAGGGGGCGCTGCGCTCGGCACCTCATTGGGCCCGGCATCAAGCGCTGCCGCAGGTGATCGTGTCGAAGGTCGGCAGGGCATCGACTACTCGCCTTCGGCGCGTGTCCAAGTTGATCGGCGCCGGTCCGGCTCTGTCTGGGTTCCCGACGGCGACAGCCAAGAACGCTCTCTGA
- a CDS encoding GntR family transcriptional regulator has product MGELKHRSLATVQHRLRDQVAHQLRAALIAGELRPGTVYSAPGLAADFGVSATPVREAMLDLAREGLVEPVRNKGFRITEVSDRDLDQYTEIRALIEVPVVGRVTRTATRAQLEALRPIALEIVEAAAAHDLVGYLEADRRFHLELLGLSGNDRLVETVGDLRKRSRLYGLTWLDEHDQLLPSAEEHVELLDVMLAGDAEAAEACMARHLGHVRSLWAQGREEAARVT; this is encoded by the coding sequence ATGGGTGAACTCAAGCATCGGAGCCTGGCCACCGTTCAGCATCGGCTGCGCGACCAGGTCGCCCATCAGCTGCGTGCGGCCCTGATAGCGGGTGAACTCCGGCCGGGCACGGTCTACTCGGCGCCCGGTCTGGCCGCGGACTTCGGGGTCTCGGCCACACCGGTGCGGGAGGCCATGCTCGACTTGGCCCGCGAGGGTCTGGTCGAGCCGGTGCGCAACAAGGGCTTCCGGATCACCGAGGTGAGCGACCGCGACCTCGACCAGTACACCGAGATCCGGGCGCTGATCGAGGTCCCGGTCGTGGGCCGGGTCACCCGCACCGCGACCCGCGCCCAGCTCGAAGCGCTCCGCCCGATCGCCCTGGAGATCGTCGAGGCGGCGGCCGCCCATGACCTCGTCGGCTATCTGGAGGCCGACCGTCGCTTCCACCTCGAACTGCTGGGCCTCAGCGGCAATGACCGCCTCGTCGAGACCGTCGGCGACCTGCGCAAGCGCTCCCGTCTCTACGGCCTGACCTGGCTCGACGAACACGACCAGCTACTGCCGTCCGCCGAGGAGCACGTGGAACTGCTCGATGTGATGCTGGCCGGGGACGCCGAGGCGGCGGAGGCATGCATGGCCCGCCACCTCGGCCATGTCCGTTCCCTGTGGGCCCAGGGCCGCGAGGAGGCCGCACGAGTGACCTGA
- a CDS encoding Xaa-Pro aminopeptidase, protein MTARAAQLHTGSHDLPVSDALARSMADGWAPAPPPDDSRVPGFEQLTGRRARLAARFPGERLLIPAGELKVRSHDCDHRFRPHSAYAWLTGLTGEDQPGHVLVLEPDGEPVLYLRPRSPREKGGEFYRDRKYGEFWVGRRPDLTEAERLTGVRCAHLAGLTRLGPGRDASRDPELASALSELRLVKDPWEVAQLQQAVDHTATGFEDVVRALPSALRHPRGERWIEGVFQLRARAEGNGTGYETIAAAGAHACVLHWTRNDGPLDPRQLLLLDAGVETDALYTADLTRTLPLSGRFSPVQRRVYELVLAAQDAGIAALKPGASFRDFHRACSTVLAEGLADWGVLRVPAAQALTAESGLHRRYTLCSSGHMLGLDVHDCARARAEQYLDGVLEEGQVLTVEPGLYLQPDDTTLPPELRGIGVRIEDDLVITADGARLMSSALPRTADAVEEWMDRLLSPSG, encoded by the coding sequence GTGACCGCACGTGCCGCCCAACTCCACACCGGCAGCCATGACTTGCCCGTATCGGACGCCCTCGCCCGCTCCATGGCCGACGGCTGGGCCCCCGCCCCGCCCCCAGATGACTCCCGGGTCCCCGGCTTCGAGCAGCTCACCGGCCGCCGGGCCCGGCTCGCCGCCCGCTTCCCCGGCGAGCGGCTGCTCATCCCGGCCGGCGAGCTGAAGGTCCGCTCCCACGACTGCGACCACCGCTTCCGCCCGCACAGTGCGTACGCCTGGCTGACCGGGCTGACCGGCGAGGACCAGCCCGGTCACGTGCTGGTCCTGGAGCCGGACGGCGAGCCGGTGCTGTACCTGCGGCCGCGGTCACCACGCGAGAAGGGCGGGGAGTTCTACCGGGACCGCAAGTACGGCGAGTTCTGGGTCGGCCGCCGCCCCGACCTGACCGAGGCCGAGCGGCTGACCGGCGTCCGCTGCGCCCACCTGGCCGGCCTCACCCGCCTCGGCCCCGGCAGGGACGCCTCCCGCGATCCCGAACTCGCCTCCGCGCTCAGCGAGTTGCGATTGGTGAAGGACCCGTGGGAGGTGGCCCAGCTCCAGCAGGCCGTGGATCACACCGCCACCGGCTTCGAGGATGTCGTCCGCGCCCTGCCGTCGGCACTGCGGCACCCCCGCGGCGAACGCTGGATCGAGGGCGTCTTCCAGCTACGCGCCCGCGCCGAGGGCAACGGCACCGGCTACGAGACCATCGCCGCCGCCGGCGCCCACGCCTGTGTGCTGCACTGGACCCGCAACGACGGCCCGCTCGACCCGCGGCAACTGCTCCTGCTCGACGCGGGCGTGGAGACCGACGCGCTGTACACCGCCGACCTCACCCGCACCCTCCCGCTGTCCGGGCGCTTCTCCCCCGTCCAGCGCCGGGTCTACGAGCTGGTGCTCGCCGCGCAGGACGCGGGGATCGCCGCCCTCAAACCGGGCGCGAGCTTCCGCGACTTCCACCGGGCCTGTTCCACCGTGCTCGCCGAGGGCCTCGCCGACTGGGGCGTACTGCGCGTCCCCGCCGCACAGGCACTCACCGCCGAGAGCGGCCTCCACCGGCGCTACACCCTGTGCAGCTCCGGCCATATGCTCGGGCTCGACGTCCACGACTGCGCCCGGGCCCGCGCGGAGCAGTACCTGGACGGCGTCCTGGAGGAGGGCCAGGTCCTCACCGTCGAACCGGGTCTCTACCTCCAGCCCGACGACACGACCCTGCCGCCCGAACTGCGCGGGATCGGTGTGCGCATCGAGGACGATCTGGTGATCACGGCCGACGGCGCCCGCCTGATGTCATCGGCCCTGCCCCGCACGGCCGATGCGGTGGAGGAGTGGATGGACCGGCTGCTGTCCCCGTCCGGCTGA